CAGGCGGTAGCGGGAAACAGGCAGTGGGCAGGCGGCAGCGGGCAGGCGGCAGCGGGCAGGCGGCAGCGGGCAGGCGGCAGCGGGCAGGCGGCAGCGGGAAACAGGCCGTGGGCAAGCGGCAGGCGGCAGCAGGCAGTGGGCAGCGGAAAACAGGCAGCGATAGGGCCAACTACAACCGACCAACTTGCTAACCTGCTAACCTGTAACCTGCCAACCTGCTAACCTGCAACCCGGCCAACCCGGCCAACCCGGCCTTACACCGCCTCAGGGCTATTCACAACCTTTGGAACCCCATCGTAGCCCATACGAATCCAGCCCTTCTTGATCGCATAGATCACCGCCATGGTTCGGTCGTTGACTTGCAGTTTCGACAGAATCGAGGTGATATGGTTCTTCACCGTCTGCCCGCTGATCGACAGCTCGTTGGCGATCTCTTTATTCGATAGCCCGCGCGCGATGCAGTCGAGAATCTCGATCTCGCGCGAGGTTAGCGGCGCAAACAGCGCCGATGTCTGTTCGTCTTCAGTCGAGGCCAGCTCGCGGAACTGGTGCAGCACGCGGGTGGCCACGTGTGGTTTGGCCAGCACGCTCTCGTTGATCAGGTAGCGGCCGCGCGCCACATCGCGGATCATCGTGATCAGGGCGTTTGGGTGTACATCCTTCGATGAGTAGGCCGCAGCGCCGACTTTGATCGCCTGGAAGAGCTGGTCGTCGTCCTCGTACACGCTCAGCACAATCATGGCGATGCGTGGGTCGCGCCGCTTGATCACCCGCGCAACCTCGAGCCCATTCAGGCCGGGCAAGTTAATGTCGACCAGCACCACGTCGGGGAGTAATCGCTCGGCCAGTTTGATGGCCTCTTGCCCATTTTCGGCCTCGCCAACTACCTCCATATCGCCGATCTCTTCCAGGCTCCAGCGGATGCCCTGCCGAAACAGCGGGTGGTCGTCGATGATCAGCACTCGAATTCTTGCGGCCATACCAAACCTCTTCACCAGTCTTGAGCTTTGAGCGATCGATTGCCCTGAGATCAAGCCTGAACATGCATCACGCAAAGCTCTATAGTTACGGTTCTATCGGGACGCTGACGCTTACCTCGGTGCCGTGCCCGAGGCTCGACGCGACGCTGAAGCGCGCCCCGATTAGCTCGGCTCGCTCGCGCATACTCGTCAGCCCCCAGTTGCTGCGGCCGGCTCGCCGCGCCACTTCGTGCGGGTCGAAGCCTGGCCCGTCGTCGCGGATCGACAGGTGCAGCTGGTTACCATGCAGCACGATCCGCACGATTGTGGCTGCGCCACGGGCGTATTTGTGCGCGTTCTGCAGCGCCTCCTGCACGATCCGATACAGCACGATCGCGCGCTCGCGCGGCAGCTGCGGCAGCGGCTCGGCCTCGAGCACGACGCGCGCGCTATAGGCGTTGTTATAGCTGCGAATGTAGTCGCCGAGCGCTGCCGCCAGCCCGTGCTCTTCGAGCGCGCCCGGCCGCAGGTCGGCGATGAACCGCCGCACCTCGAGCAGCCCTTCGCGAGTCGAATCGCGCAGCTTGCCCAGCAGCTGGCTGAGCTTCTCAACCCCCGATTGCTGCGCGAGCGTGTAGCAGCCTTCGAGCAGCATCAGCGAGTTGGCCAGCACCTGCGCCGGCCCGTCGTGTACCTCGCGCGCCAGGCGTACCCGCTCGTCTTCACGGCCCTGGATGATCTGCGCGCGCAGCGCCTGCGCCCACGGGTCGGCCGGCCCGGCCTCTTCGGAGTTCGTCAGCGTGCTGCTGCTCATCTCGATCTGGCGCACCAGCTGCTCGAGCTGTTTGAGCGCATGCTGGTTCGCGCGCAGCTCGCGCTCGAGCGACTCGTGGCGCGCGCGTAGCTCGGTGGCCTTCTGCGATAGCCCGCGTGCAACCGGCGCGCGCCAGTGCGTGGCCGAGCGTTGTTGTAGCAGCGCTTCGTCGAGCTGCCGTTCGGCCTGGCGCAGCGCAATGCCGAGCGCCGTGCCGGTTTGCCGGGTGTTCTCGGCGAGTACACGTAGCCGGGCCAACTGTTCGGCTACAATTGCGTGCGCCTCGCGCAGCACGGCCGGTTGTTCGGCGCTCAATCTACTGCCTCGTCAGGTTTCGCTGAACGATTAGGATGTGTAAAGTATAACACAGCAGTCGGGCGGCTACAAGATGTGCAGATTGGGATGCTATAATCAAGAACGTGACAGTTTCGCAATATTCGATCATTCTATGCCCCTGCTGTTCTTGCGCATGCGGCTGAGTGTCTTCTGCCCGACGCCCGAACACAGCCTGCAGCAGTACAGTGCGCACGAATGGGCCGCCACCCCCATTGACGACAACTCGTTATCGAACTGTATTGCAACTGAGTACCACAACGCCCCCGAGTTGTGCGACATTACCAGCTATGACAGCTCATCGTGAAGTGTGGGCTGATCAATATAGCCTGGCCGTGCAGCCAAACGGCGTGCCACTGCCATCGTGTCGCGCCGGTATACCGGCCCCAAGTGACCATGCGTTGACATCAGCCGCTGCTCGGCGGCAGTTACGGCTTCTTGGCTACCTGCCTGCCTCACACCGTTCTAGCATCAGGAGCTTCGACTATGAACCGACCCCCGGATGTGCTTAAGCCAGCGCACGCACTCATGCGTCTGCCGGCGCTGCGGCTCGCGCTTGCAATACTCTTGCTTGCCGGCCTGCTGGTGGTGCCCGCAGCGCAGGCGACGATCACCAATACCTACGCCAGTGCGTTCGATCTGACGCCCGCATTGACGGTTGCCCCGTTTACCTTTAACGATGCTGCGACCGACGTGTCGGCCTTCACCCGCGATGCCGTCGAGGTTGATGGACTAAGCGCCTGCGGCAACTACCCGGCCGCCCCGGCAAACACTTATAGCGTCTGGTATAGCTTCACACCGGCTGCCAGCGGCTGGCTGCTGCTCAGCACCATGAACGCCGCGACGAACTACGACACCGTGATCGAGGTGTGGAAAACCGCGCTGTTGCCGGCCAATAGCCTGGCCTGCAACGATGATGCTGTCGCCGGCAACCGGCGCTCCGAGCTGAATCTTCCGGTCGTGGGCGGGACGCACTATATCATCGCGATCCGCCGCCACGGCGTATCGACCATGACCGCGCCCAAACTGGCGTTCGACGCCGCGTTCAGCATAGTGCGCGAGCTGTTTGTCGACCAGAGCACCGGCAACGATGCCAACACCGGCTCGCAGGCGCTGCCGTTCCGTACGATCGGCAAGGCCGAGAGCACGCTGGATGCGACCGGCGGCAAGATTACGATCCTCGACCCAGGCACGTACAACGAGGCCGTGACGATCAGCGTTCCGACCGTTCTCGATAGCGCGGGCGCGGTGACGATCGCCGGCCTGACCCTGGCCGCTACACCTGTCTCGGCGGCAGGGGCGGTCGCAGCCTCGATCGTGACCGTGCAGCCGGGTGGCCTGGTGCAGGAGGGTGTCGACCTGGTTGAGGACGACGGGGTAGTGCGCCTGGCCGATGGCGTATTCAGCGAGACAGTAACAATCGACCGCAACATGACGCTTCAGGCGATCAACGAGGGCCAGGCGACGATCTCGCCCCCCAGCGGCGCGGCGGTGACGCTGAATGGCGGCACAGTCACGGTTACCGGGCTCAATCTTCAGGCCGACACCGGCGTGTTCGTGTCGAACGGCAGCGGCCACGTGATTACGCGTAATAACATCTTCGGCAATATTAGCGGCGTCGGCGTCGAGAATTTCTCGGCCGAGTCGGTCGATGCCACGCGCAACTGGTGGGGCGATGTCGGCGGGCCGCCCAGCGATGGCGATAACGTGGTGGGCAATGTAGTGTACCGGCCCTGGTGCGACAGCGCATTGCCGCTATGTACCAACGCGATCGGCGCGGCTACGCAGCTGGTGTTTACCGGCTCGCCGGGTAACACGCGCGCGGGCCTGGCTTTTGCGGCTCAGCCGGTGGTTGCGGCGATCGATGATCTTGGGAATGTCGACGCCGCGTTTACGGGCAACGTGACACTCGCAATCAAGCCTGGCACCGGCACACCCGGCGCCACGCTCGGCGGCACACTCTCAATCGCCGCCACGGCCGGCGTGGCCGATTTCACTGGCCAGGGCCTGAATATCAACTATGCCGGCCAGGGCTACCAGCTGGCCGCCACCAGCCGGGCGCTCGATAGCACCGCCAGCGGCGACAGCACGGCGTTCGCGATCACTGCCGATCGGCTGGTGGTGACGGCCTCGCCGGCCAACCCGACCGCCGCCGGCGCGCCGCTGGCGGTGACGGTCGCGGCGCAGGATGGCTTTGGCCATACCGACGCGACTTTCGCCGGCGAGATTGCCCTGGCGATCCAGACCAACCCGACTGGTGCGAGCCTGCTTGGCACAGCCAGCAAAACCGCCGCGAGCGGTGTGGCGCTGTTTGGCGGCGCGGGTGATGCGGCGATCCTGAAGGCGGGCACAGGCTACACCCTGCGCGCGAGCAGCACCAGCCTGGCCACCGGCGATAGCGCCGCGTTCGATATTAGTAGCGGCGCCCCGGCACAGCTGGTCTTCAGCGTTTCGCCCAGCAACGCGAATGCGGGGGTTGCCTTCCCAACCCAGCCGGTGGTTGAGGTGCATGATGCTGCCGGCAACCTGATCACCAGCTACAGCGGCAACGTCACGCTGGCGATCGGCAATAACCCCGCCGCCGGCACATTATCCGGCAGTGTAACCGTTGCGGTCAGCGGCGGTGTGGCCACATTTACCGGCCTGAGCATCGACAAAGCCGGCGCGGGTTACACGCTACTGGCCAGCAGTGGCGCGCTGAGCACCGGTACCAGCGCGGCGTTCAATATTGCCGCCGGGCCGGCTACCGCATTAGTATATGCCGCTGCGCCGGGCAACACGCGCGCGGGCGTGGCATTCCTCAACCAGCCGGTGATCGAGGCGCGCGATACCTACGGCAATGTCGCGACATCGTTCAGCGGTGCGGTGACGCTGGTGATTAAGCCGGGTACCGGCGCGCCAGGCGCGGCGCTGGCCGGCACGGCC
The sequence above is drawn from the Candidatus Kouleothrix ribensis genome and encodes:
- a CDS encoding response regulator transcription factor, translated to MAARIRVLIIDDHPLFRQGIRWSLEEIGDMEVVGEAENGQEAIKLAERLLPDVVLVDINLPGLNGLEVARVIKRRDPRIAMIVLSVYEDDDQLFQAIKVGAAAYSSKDVHPNALITMIRDVARGRYLINESVLAKPHVATRVLHQFRELASTEDEQTSALFAPLTSREIEILDCIARGLSNKEIANELSISGQTVKNHITSILSKLQVNDRTMAVIYAIKKGWIRMGYDGVPKVVNSPEAV
- a CDS encoding sensor histidine kinase — protein: MSAEQPAVLREAHAIVAEQLARLRVLAENTRQTGTALGIALRQAERQLDEALLQQRSATHWRAPVARGLSQKATELRARHESLERELRANQHALKQLEQLVRQIEMSSSTLTNSEEAGPADPWAQALRAQIIQGREDERVRLAREVHDGPAQVLANSLMLLEGCYTLAQQSGVEKLSQLLGKLRDSTREGLLEVRRFIADLRPGALEEHGLAAALGDYIRSYNNAYSARVVLEAEPLPQLPRERAIVLYRIVQEALQNAHKYARGAATIVRIVLHGNQLHLSIRDDGPGFDPHEVARRAGRSNWGLTSMRERAELIGARFSVASSLGHGTEVSVSVPIEP
- a CDS encoding DUF1565 domain-containing protein yields the protein MNRPPDVLKPAHALMRLPALRLALAILLLAGLLVVPAAQATITNTYASAFDLTPALTVAPFTFNDAATDVSAFTRDAVEVDGLSACGNYPAAPANTYSVWYSFTPAASGWLLLSTMNAATNYDTVIEVWKTALLPANSLACNDDAVAGNRRSELNLPVVGGTHYIIAIRRHGVSTMTAPKLAFDAAFSIVRELFVDQSTGNDANTGSQALPFRTIGKAESTLDATGGKITILDPGTYNEAVTISVPTVLDSAGAVTIAGLTLAATPVSAAGAVAASIVTVQPGGLVQEGVDLVEDDGVVRLADGVFSETVTIDRNMTLQAINEGQATISPPSGAAVTLNGGTVTVTGLNLQADTGVFVSNGSGHVITRNNIFGNISGVGVENFSAESVDATRNWWGDVGGPPSDGDNVVGNVVYRPWCDSALPLCTNAIGAATQLVFTGSPGNTRAGLAFAAQPVVAAIDDLGNVDAAFTGNVTLAIKPGTGTPGATLGGTLSIAATAGVADFTGQGLNINYAGQGYQLAATSRALDSTASGDSTAFAITADRLVVTASPANPTAAGAPLAVTVAAQDGFGHTDATFAGEIALAIQTNPTGASLLGTASKTAASGVALFGGAGDAAILKAGTGYTLRASSTSLATGDSAAFDISSGAPAQLVFSVSPSNANAGVAFPTQPVVEVHDAAGNLITSYSGNVTLAIGNNPAAGTLSGSVTVAVSGGVATFTGLSIDKAGAGYTLLASSGALSTGTSAAFNIAAGPATALVYAAAPGNTRAGVAFLNQPVIEARDTYGNVATSFSGAVTLVIKPGTGAPGAALAGTATVNAVNGVAAFSGLSINKIGTAYKLTASASGLPSVDSSSFDITASGLAFTLEPVDTVAGQSLLVIVAAQDSLGNTDTNFNGPVTLVLKSAGPRGNPAVLLGTTTVTAVNGLADFSTAGLNIQLAGGGYILTASASGLANDDSAAFAILPGAATQLVVVTSPVNTPADATFGLEIEAHDGFGNLDTTFTSTVTLAIQANPGGGTLGGTLAKAAGSGYVSFAAAEGLNINKVGVGYTLRASSGGLTPGDTQAFNITANRLVFAVSPAATAVSAPLQPPPAVHAVDSFGNVDTTFNGNVALTIKAGTGTAGANLTGVAVRPALAGVATLSGLAISRVGAAYQLDATTTGLAAASSAAFDIVDALTYVPMAVEPPHADLIGSFKLSPAVVTPFEPTRITVTITNTGEAPAGQFWVDFYINPQNPPTGPNQPWDKSCGKYRCKYGIAWYVDQTLAPGASITLTSMRGSYLAKNTDWPGYFVNSKLDLYLYVDSWNTNIGYGAVYERNEANNRAELHLGGPSPAPAPGAAPEAALPDLPAR